The Natrinema sp. DC36 genome includes the window ACGGATAGTATTGTAATGTTCAAGTTACTGTTATGAAACGAGATGCTATTTCGATTTCGTCCCGTATTCAGAATTGCTGGTCAGTTCGGCGTACGTTGCCGAGGTAACCGGTGCCTGCGGAGTATCGGTAGTTTCTATCGGATCAGGCGGGAAGCCACACCCGGCGAGTGACAGACCTCGTTCGGATAGCGACTCGAGCCCGATGACGACATCGAACACCGGTAGAGACGACAGAAAAGCGGCGAGCGAGTCCACGGTCTTCGAACATGGACGAAAAGCCTCGAGTCGGTCGACCGAACGACGGACCGAACGGCACGACACGTGCCGCGATCGTTACTGTTTGAGGCGGGCGACGTTCTCCCGGATCTGGCCGAGCAGGCCGTCGCCCGACTCGGTCTGGAGAGCGGCGTGGAGCGTCGAGTTCTCCGGTTCGTCCTTGACGACGATCCGGAGGTAGGGCTCGAGCTGATCGAAGTTGTCCGCGAGGACGACGGTGTGGTTGTTCTCGTCGTGATCGACGACGCCCGCATCGTCGAGTTTCGGGACGTGGCACTGGACCGACGAGACGTAGACGCTCTTGTACTCGTTTTTCGCGACCTCGTCCGGCGGGACGTCGTGTTCCCACCCCGCCACCGTCTCGGCCAGCGTCGAGAGCTCGATCGGATCCTCTCGCCCCCGTAATGCGTACAGCAGGTATCGCCGTCGACGGTTTGCCAGCAGCTCGAGGATGGTGTCCGCGGAGAGCTCTCGTTCCGCTTGGCTCGAGGTAAGGGCTTCCATAACAAGGTATTACCCGCCGATGGGCAAAAGGGTGTCTTGAATATCCGATATTCCAACAGACGGCGGGTAATCACGTATAGATGTGCCCGTATTGTCTCCGTTACTCGTTTTTCGGTGACTTACTCGAGTCGCCTGATCACGCTGCCGTCTCCTGTAAGCGAGGCGGAACGCCGATCCCGATTCGAAATCCTTTTTTATACCTTGACCGGAGAGTGAGGTAGGCCGCCTTAGCTCAGACTGGGAGAGCACTCGACTGAAGATCGAGCTGTCCCCGGTTCAAATCCGGGAGGCGGCATATTCTGCGGCGACGAACGAAGTGAGGAGGCGTAGAAACGACGCCGACCGGATTTGAACTAGACGGAGGTTCTGCGCGAAGCGCAGGTTCTCCGGCGTAGTTCACAATCCGGGAGGCGGCATCCCTTATTTACTCGGGAAGCATTCGACAGAAAGAAACTCCTCACTGCGATTATTGCCGATTTATCCGATTAGATTTGAACGGAGTTTCACTCGAGCCCCCACGCCCTCTGGCGATTCACCTCGGAAAGCAACTGCCGGCGCTTGACCGACAGAAACTTGACCGATAGGGGACATGTTGGAGGTATGGATACCGAACAGGCGGTCCGCGAGTTCGTCCACGATTACGGCGAAACCTTCTCCAACGGCGACCCCGAAGCCGTCGCCGCGCACTTCCACGAACCGGCGCTTTTGGTGGCGGAGACAGTTCAGATGCTCGAAACCCGGGACGCCGTCGAGGACCTCTTTGCGGCCATCCTCGACTCGCTGGAGGAGCGGGGGTACGCCTACTCGGAGGCTGAGGAGGTCGAGGTCGAGGCAGTCGCCGACGACCGGGCCCGCGTCCGGGTCCACTGGGTGCGGTACACGGCCGACGATACGGTGCTCGAACGCCTCGTCACGACCCACGTCTTTCGGCGGACCGAGGAGGGCTGGAAGATGGTCGTGCTCCTGCCACACGACTGAAACCCTGCCCTCGTCCCCGCTGAAAGCCGGTAAACCAACTCCAGGGACCGAATCGGTAGATTGGTTCCCCCGAAGGAACGAACGTCGGTCAACGGTTGTCCAGTGGCAGATTCGACGCCTGCCCCAATCTCCCGAGAAAATGATGCTCTTACTCGTCTCCGCAACGAGTGCCTTGTCGAGAAGAGAGTGGAGGGTCGAGGAACAAAATAACATTCAAATGACGAGCCGATAGTGGTAGCCGTCGAGGGTCGATTGCGATACTTCGCCTTTGCGGGCGTGGAGGTACATTTCCTTCGCGCGTTCCGGGGTAATGGGTTGCAGTTCGTCCGTATTCATTTCAACTACCGAAACGCCCGACTCACCCCGAGGTTCAGGTGTGCCGCCGTAGTACAGTATGGGGAAAGCTACGCGACGAAGTCGATGCCGTCTCCCGCGTTCAAATCCGGGAGGCGGCATGGTTCTACGGTTCATTACATAGTGACCCAGGAGGACTCTTCCAGTCCCCAGTCTGCAGTTGAGCCCCCACCTCGAGCCGAACGACCCGTCGAGAACCTGCGAGTATCCAAACCGGGCGGCGCAGCGTCGCGGGTGCTGCCACCGGAATATCACATAATATATCAGAACGGTCTGATTGGTGCTACGCATGAAAGCAGGTGTGCTCGGCGTCGTCGACGGGACGTTCAAGGTCGTCGACTCGTTCGCGGAGACGGTCACCGAGGACGGGCACGAACTCGAGCGGTGTCTCACGATCGACCGCGTGTTCTCGCTTCCGTCGGGGGAGATGGCCTTCGAGGGACGGGCGGCCGCCGACGCGATCGCGAACGAAACCGCGACGACGATCGAAAACGGCGAGATCCACGTCGACGAGCGAGAGCGGACCGTCACGCGGTACGCCGAATTCGTCGGCATCCCGGGCGAGTTCGTCGTCGTCGACAGCGGCGACGGCGCCTTCGCGTTCGATTTCATC containing:
- a CDS encoding nuclear transport factor 2 family protein — protein: MDTEQAVREFVHDYGETFSNGDPEAVAAHFHEPALLVAETVQMLETRDAVEDLFAAILDSLEERGYAYSEAEEVEVEAVADDRARVRVHWVRYTADDTVLERLVTTHVFRRTEEGWKMVVLLPHD